One Thermoanaerobaculales bacterium DNA window includes the following coding sequences:
- a CDS encoding DUF3313 family protein, which yields MTLLVSGCTSGKLPEVSDDGLLRTVRTSNGAIYEAPDLDLHEYGKIVVEECTVRFREDWQREQNRDRTPARQITTADMQMIAESLGGSCHRIFDAALAQVDLGTGDVPGQGRILEVRPEIVDLDIAPPDLQSPGMDRTYTTNPGQMTLHLELVDAASGAVVGRVVDHRRARDTATLLEMSAARNQIEMEFILEQWATMVREHLEASVD from the coding sequence ATGACCCTGCTGGTGTCAGGCTGCACCTCCGGCAAGCTCCCGGAGGTCAGCGATGACGGCCTCCTGAGGACCGTCCGGACGTCGAACGGCGCGATCTATGAAGCACCGGACCTCGATCTCCACGAGTACGGGAAGATCGTCGTTGAGGAATGCACGGTTCGGTTTCGCGAGGACTGGCAGCGAGAACAGAACCGCGACCGCACGCCGGCGCGCCAGATCACGACGGCCGACATGCAGATGATCGCCGAAAGCCTGGGGGGCTCGTGTCACCGCATCTTTGACGCCGCGCTTGCCCAGGTCGACCTCGGTACAGGCGACGTGCCTGGGCAGGGGAGGATCCTGGAGGTCCGGCCGGAGATCGTGGATCTCGACATTGCGCCCCCGGATCTGCAGAGCCCGGGAATGGACCGCACCTATACCACCAACCCGGGCCAGATGACCCTGCATCTGGAGCTCGTCGATGCTGCCTCGGGGGCGGTCGTCGGGCGTGTTGTCGACCACCGGAGAGCGAGGGACACCGCGACCCTGCTCGAGATGAGCGCCGCCAGGAACCAGATCGAAATGGAGTTCATCCTCGAGCAGTGGGCGACGATGGTGCGCGAACACCTCGAAGCCTCCGTCGACTGA
- a CDS encoding error-prone DNA polymerase, giving the protein MGYAELHCASAFSFLEGASLPEDLVARAAELGLPAVALIDRNTVSGAPRFWKAASDAGIRPLVGAEVVLDERPTPESETPAPLAERPTSLPGPLGLVPDPPPPGTPLPRLTLLAEDRRGYRNLCRLLTVAARGRPKGAARATWRQVEAHAEGLHCLTGGGEGVLAQRLVHRGLDAARRELERLRSLFPGRLSVELQRHHLREEEHRNRAFASLAGRLRLPVVATGGVRYASRRDKELADVLACIREGATLDAAGRLLDAQRERHLRSPREMALLFADRPRAVAAAAELADRLAFTLSDLGYRFPDFPLPSGETPISYLRHVTWNGARARFRPLTARAQAQLERELDLIERLDLAGYFLIVWDIVRFCQREKILAQGRGSAANSAVCYALSITAVDPVKMELLFERFLSEERGEWPDIDLDLPSGGQREKVIQHVYERYGPHGAGMTANVITYRDRSAAREVGKALGFSLEQVDRLSKQLGRHASVEIREGARTLEAELAAVGLDPAALRVRHFTRLWWQIHNLPRHLGQHSGGMVIARGRLDEVVPLEPAAMPNRTVIQWDKDDCADLGLIKIDLLGLGMLAALEEAIPMIRDHEGVDIDLAHLPPEDQPTYEMIRAADTAGVFQIESRAQMASLPRNRPQHFYDLVVQVAIIRPGPITGKMTSPYLERRQGREKVSYPHPSLEPVLKRTLGVPLFQEQLLRIAMVAAGFSGGEAEELRRAMGFKRSRERMAAIERKLRAGMTGRGIAGAAQEEIVRSITSFALYGFPESHSASFALIVYASAYLKRHHPAAFYASLLNAWPMGFYHPATLVKDAQRHGITVHPADVNHSGWRCRWEEGGFRIGLCYVHGLRQAAGERIEAERTRRPFSDTAELAARCGLGADQLALLAEVGALASLGLTRRQALWQVAEVAGRHGPLLARLPPEESSPLPEMTPFDETIADYSGLHLTTGPHLMAYLRADMDRRGVLPLAELSRRPDGEGVRTAGAVIVRQRPGTARGFVFFTMEDETGTVQAIVPPDLYRANRRLIVTSPLLIVDGTLQKRDGTLSVKARRFEGIHAVAPIRSHDFH; this is encoded by the coding sequence ATGGGCTACGCGGAGCTGCACTGCGCGTCGGCGTTCTCGTTCCTCGAGGGCGCGTCGCTGCCCGAGGACCTGGTGGCTCGCGCCGCCGAGCTCGGCCTGCCGGCGGTGGCGCTCATTGACCGCAACACCGTCTCCGGCGCGCCCCGCTTCTGGAAGGCGGCCAGCGACGCCGGCATCCGGCCCCTGGTCGGCGCCGAGGTCGTGCTCGACGAGCGCCCCACACCCGAGAGCGAGACCCCCGCGCCGCTCGCCGAGCGACCCACCAGCCTGCCGGGCCCGCTCGGCCTGGTGCCCGATCCGCCGCCGCCCGGCACTCCCTTGCCCCGCCTGACCCTGCTCGCCGAGGACCGCCGCGGCTACCGCAACCTCTGCCGCCTGCTGACCGTTGCCGCCCGCGGCCGGCCCAAGGGCGCGGCGCGCGCGACCTGGCGGCAGGTGGAGGCCCACGCCGAGGGCCTCCACTGCCTGACCGGCGGCGGCGAGGGCGTGCTCGCCCAGCGCCTCGTCCACCGCGGCCTCGACGCGGCCCGTCGCGAGCTCGAGCGCCTGCGCTCGCTCTTCCCCGGCCGGCTCTCGGTCGAGCTGCAGCGCCACCACCTGCGCGAGGAGGAGCACCGCAACCGCGCGTTTGCCTCCCTCGCCGGGCGGCTGCGGCTGCCGGTCGTCGCCACCGGCGGCGTCCGCTACGCCAGCCGCCGCGACAAGGAGCTCGCCGACGTGCTCGCCTGCATCCGCGAGGGCGCCACCCTCGACGCGGCCGGCCGGCTGCTCGACGCGCAGCGCGAGCGCCACCTCCGCTCGCCGCGCGAGATGGCGCTGCTGTTCGCCGACCGGCCGCGCGCGGTGGCCGCCGCGGCCGAGCTCGCCGACCGGCTCGCCTTCACCCTCTCCGACCTCGGCTACCGCTTCCCCGACTTCCCACTGCCGTCCGGCGAGACCCCGATCTCCTACCTGCGCCACGTGACCTGGAACGGCGCCCGCGCCCGCTTCCGGCCGCTCACCGCCCGCGCCCAGGCCCAGCTCGAGCGCGAGCTCGACCTGATCGAGAGGCTCGACCTCGCCGGCTACTTCCTGATCGTCTGGGACATCGTCCGCTTCTGCCAGCGCGAGAAGATCCTGGCCCAGGGCCGCGGCTCGGCCGCCAACAGCGCGGTCTGCTACGCGCTGTCGATCACCGCGGTCGACCCGGTGAAGATGGAGCTCTTATTCGAGCGCTTCCTGTCCGAGGAGCGCGGCGAGTGGCCCGACATCGACCTCGACCTGCCGTCGGGCGGCCAGCGGGAGAAGGTGATCCAGCACGTCTACGAACGCTACGGCCCGCACGGCGCCGGCATGACCGCCAACGTCATCACCTACCGCGACCGCTCGGCGGCGCGCGAGGTCGGCAAGGCGCTCGGCTTCTCGCTCGAGCAGGTGGACCGGCTGTCCAAGCAGCTCGGCCGCCACGCCTCGGTCGAGATCCGCGAGGGCGCCCGCACCCTCGAGGCCGAGCTCGCGGCGGTCGGCCTCGACCCGGCCGCGCTGCGGGTGCGGCACTTCACGCGGCTGTGGTGGCAGATCCACAACCTGCCACGCCACCTCGGCCAGCACTCCGGCGGCATGGTCATCGCCCGCGGCCGGCTCGACGAGGTGGTGCCGCTCGAGCCCGCCGCGATGCCGAACCGCACCGTCATCCAGTGGGACAAGGACGACTGCGCCGACCTCGGGCTGATCAAGATCGACCTGCTCGGCCTCGGCATGCTGGCCGCCCTCGAGGAGGCGATCCCGATGATCCGCGACCACGAGGGCGTCGACATCGACCTCGCCCACCTGCCGCCGGAGGACCAGCCTACCTACGAGATGATCCGCGCCGCCGACACCGCCGGCGTGTTCCAGATCGAGAGCCGGGCCCAGATGGCGTCGCTGCCGCGCAACCGGCCGCAGCACTTCTACGACCTGGTGGTGCAGGTGGCGATCATCCGGCCGGGGCCGATCACCGGCAAGATGACCAGCCCCTACCTCGAGCGCCGGCAGGGCCGCGAGAAGGTCAGCTACCCGCACCCCAGCCTCGAGCCGGTGCTCAAACGCACCCTCGGCGTGCCGCTGTTCCAGGAGCAGCTGCTGCGGATCGCGATGGTGGCGGCCGGGTTTTCCGGCGGCGAGGCCGAGGAGCTGCGGCGGGCGATGGGCTTCAAGCGCTCGCGGGAGCGGATGGCGGCGATCGAGCGCAAGCTGCGCGCCGGCATGACCGGCCGCGGCATCGCCGGCGCCGCCCAGGAGGAGATCGTCCGCTCGATCACCTCGTTCGCGCTCTACGGCTTTCCCGAGTCCCACTCGGCGAGCTTCGCGCTCATCGTGTACGCCTCGGCCTACCTCAAGCGCCACCACCCGGCGGCCTTCTACGCCAGCCTGCTCAACGCCTGGCCGATGGGCTTCTACCACCCAGCGACCCTGGTCAAGGACGCCCAGCGCCACGGCATCACGGTCCACCCGGCGGACGTCAACCACTCCGGCTGGCGCTGCCGCTGGGAGGAAGGCGGCTTCCGGATCGGCCTCTGCTACGTGCACGGCCTGCGCCAGGCGGCCGGCGAGCGGATCGAGGCCGAGCGGACGCGACGGCCGTTTTCCGACACCGCCGAGCTGGCGGCGCGCTGCGGCCTCGGCGCCGACCAGCTGGCCCTGCTCGCCGAGGTGGGCGCCCTGGCCTCGCTCGGGCTGACCCGTCGCCAGGCGCTGTGGCAGGTCGCCGAGGTCGCGGGCCGCCACGGGCCGCTGCTCGCCCGGCTGCCGCCCGAGGAGAGCTCGCCGCTCCCCGAGATGACCCCCTTCGACGAGACCATCGCCGACTACTCCGGGCTCCACCTGACCACCGGGCCGCACCTCATGGCCTACCTGCGGGCCGATATGGACCGCCGCGGGGTGCTGCCGCTGGCCGAGCTCTCACGCCGCCCCGACGGCGAGGGAGTGCGCACCGCCGGCGCGGTCATCGTCCGCCAGCGGCCGGGCACCGCCAGGGGCTTCGTCTTCTTCACCATGGAGGACGAGACCGGCACCGTTCAGGCGATCGTTCCACCCGACCTCTATCGCGCCAACCGCCGGCTCATCGTGACCTCGCCGCTGCTGATCGTCGACGGCACCCTGCAGAAACGGGACGGCACCCTGTCGGTGAAGGCGCGCCGATTCGAGGGGATCCATGCCGTCGCGCCGATCAGGAGCCACGACTTCCATTGA
- a CDS encoding DNA polymerase Y family protein: MPRIACLLVPLFPLAARLRAEPELAGETVAVCEGNGSAARITAASRPARQLGVRAGMTLAQARGVLPSLIARGRDPSCERSAHEALLEVAWTLSPQVEDTADDLVFADVSGMERLYPGATGARDLGQAAAVAAESLDLPLRVGVAGTKLAARVAARLPSSPTVVPPGDERRFLAPLPLRHLELDRRLLATLARWGLSSVGDLARLPADRVASRLGEAGARAHQAACGVDPRPLVPHHPPPTLGEGMELEWPVVTIDPLLAAVGQSLERARRRLERQELACAELGLELELEPDGADHRTIRLPAPTRDTGALLALVRLEIEARPPRGPVVAFTCRLQPDRPRRGQLTLFGAPEIHPDRLAATLARLTARLGPDRVGSPRTVDGHRPERVESVPFDPPPPPRLRQPPRRGRGLLVVRVLRPPVPLEVIMDEVERDGFQVGGSPANPEGHANARGSALSSAAGVAQSSRAWQAVRNAEEPPGGSDEPERPGDPDTVQRPAFNLQLARLVSVASADGAKPRIQGLVRVAAGPWSLEEGWWTAEPVERDYWDVELSGGGLYRIFRDRTTGEWFADGMYD, from the coding sequence GTGCCACGCATCGCCTGCCTTCTCGTGCCCCTGTTCCCGCTCGCGGCGCGGCTGCGGGCCGAGCCCGAGCTGGCCGGCGAGACGGTGGCGGTGTGCGAGGGCAACGGCTCGGCTGCCCGGATCACCGCGGCCTCCAGGCCGGCGCGGCAGCTCGGGGTGCGGGCCGGCATGACCCTCGCCCAGGCCCGCGGCGTGCTGCCGTCGCTGATCGCCCGCGGCCGCGACCCCTCCTGCGAGCGCTCTGCCCACGAGGCGCTGCTGGAGGTCGCCTGGACTCTGTCGCCGCAGGTCGAGGACACGGCGGACGACCTGGTCTTCGCCGACGTCAGCGGCATGGAGCGCCTCTACCCCGGGGCGACCGGCGCGCGCGACCTCGGGCAGGCGGCGGCGGTCGCCGCCGAGTCGCTCGACCTGCCGCTGCGGGTCGGTGTCGCCGGCACCAAGCTCGCCGCCCGGGTCGCGGCCCGCCTCCCCTCCTCGCCGACGGTGGTGCCGCCCGGCGACGAGCGGCGCTTCCTGGCGCCGCTGCCGCTGCGGCACCTCGAGCTCGACCGGCGGCTCCTGGCGACGCTGGCCCGCTGGGGCCTGTCCTCGGTCGGCGACCTCGCCCGGCTGCCGGCCGACCGGGTGGCGAGCCGGCTCGGCGAGGCCGGCGCCCGCGCCCACCAGGCCGCGTGCGGCGTCGATCCCCGGCCGCTGGTCCCCCACCACCCGCCACCCACCCTCGGCGAGGGCATGGAGCTGGAGTGGCCGGTGGTCACCATCGATCCGCTGCTCGCCGCCGTCGGCCAGAGCCTGGAGCGGGCCCGCCGCCGGCTCGAGCGCCAGGAGCTCGCCTGCGCCGAGCTCGGCCTCGAGCTCGAGCTGGAGCCGGACGGCGCCGACCACCGCACCATCCGCCTGCCGGCGCCGACCCGCGACACGGGCGCGCTGCTGGCGCTGGTCCGCCTCGAGATCGAGGCGCGGCCGCCGCGCGGGCCGGTGGTCGCCTTCACCTGCCGGCTCCAGCCCGACCGGCCGCGGCGCGGCCAGCTCACCCTGTTCGGCGCGCCCGAGATCCACCCCGACCGGCTGGCGGCGACCCTCGCCCGGCTCACCGCCCGCCTCGGGCCAGACCGCGTCGGCTCGCCGCGCACGGTCGACGGCCACCGGCCGGAGCGCGTCGAGAGCGTCCCCTTCGACCCGCCGCCGCCGCCGAGGCTGCGGCAGCCGCCCCGCCGGGGCCGCGGGCTGCTGGTGGTGCGCGTGCTCCGGCCGCCGGTGCCGCTCGAGGTCATCATGGACGAGGTCGAAAGGGACGGGTTTCAAGTTGGAGGTTCCCCCGCCAACCCGGAAGGCCATGCCAACGCCCGCGGCTCGGCGCTGAGCTCGGCAGCAGGCGTCGCTCAGAGCTCGCGAGCGTGGCAGGCGGTGCGGAACGCCGAGGAACCGCCGGGCGGATCCGATGAGCCCGAGCGTCCCGGCGACCCGGACACCGTTCAACGTCCTGCTTTCAACCTGCAGCTTGCTCGGCTCGTCTCAGTCGCCTCGGCCGACGGCGCGAAGCCCCGCATCCAGGGGCTGGTCCGGGTGGCGGCAGGCCCCTGGTCGCTCGAGGAGGGCTGGTGGACCGCCGAGCCGGTCGAGCGCGACTACTGGGACGTCGAGTTGTCCGGCGGCGGGCTCTACCGCATCTTCCGCGACCGCACGACCGGCGAGTGGTTCGCGGACGGGATGTACGACTGA
- a CDS encoding four helix bundle protein: protein MSASARESVPDPVPVPVPEGTRTPHFDHERLDVYRAAIEFVATADELVTQLPRGRSYLSDQLQRAAISVPLNIAEGAGEFSRRDKSRLYRIALRSATECAAILDVCRLLNLADQRGLDTNRALLLRIVSMLTRMVRPGTGTGRGTGTKTRPS, encoded by the coding sequence GTGTCCGCTTCCGCTCGCGAATCCGTTCCCGATCCCGTTCCCGTCCCCGTTCCCGAAGGAACCCGCACACCACACTTCGATCATGAACGTCTCGATGTCTATCGTGCTGCCATCGAGTTCGTTGCAACCGCCGATGAACTCGTGACCCAACTGCCTCGAGGCAGGAGCTACCTCTCGGACCAGCTCCAGCGCGCTGCCATCTCCGTTCCTCTCAACATCGCCGAGGGCGCGGGAGAGTTCAGCAGAAGAGACAAGTCGCGGCTCTACCGGATCGCATTACGGTCTGCCACTGAATGCGCCGCCATCCTCGACGTCTGCCGTCTTCTGAACCTTGCTGATCAGCGGGGGCTGGACACCAACCGCGCTCTACTGCTTCGGATCGTCTCCATGCTGACCCGAATGGTTCGGCCGGGAACGGGAACGGGAAGGGGAACGGGGACGAAAACAAGACCCTCCTGA
- a CDS encoding DUF4388 domain-containing protein → MSVSGNLRTMPFPDLLQWVATSRKTGTLALEGDPHSKKIYFRDGLVVAASSENPKEFLGYYLVGWGYVGEDEIQQLLDMQEPHSTLMGELLVIVGRLSREDLQHVLQIKTEETIYELFLWEQGDFRFLENILPAKRFQPLNIPVDLLILEGVRRKDEWLRCRESIPDARWIPKLVRAVDVQELGSTELSILREINGVNSIEEIALACRLAYFHVLFFVYQGLAHDLFELMTPAEDEITIPGFSEVSWRTLIRHAEREVDAGELMKGYRRLTKLRESYSDLRAVSEQAALLERKISKELEDRNLHDAAVPRLAVPPTQLTHQSFTPQEGFLLSRINGVYTLGEILKVLPGSDLENRLMLNELINRSIVKLKDQGTDTDATLGRTGL, encoded by the coding sequence GTGTCCGTCAGCGGGAACCTCCGCACCATGCCCTTCCCCGACCTGCTGCAATGGGTCGCCACCAGCCGCAAGACCGGCACGCTCGCGCTCGAGGGCGACCCCCACTCCAAGAAGATCTACTTCCGCGACGGCCTGGTGGTGGCCGCCTCCTCCGAGAACCCCAAGGAGTTCCTCGGCTACTACCTCGTCGGCTGGGGATACGTCGGCGAGGACGAGATCCAGCAGCTGCTCGACATGCAGGAGCCCCACAGCACCCTGATGGGCGAGCTGCTGGTGATCGTTGGCCGGCTCAGCCGGGAGGACCTCCAGCACGTTCTCCAGATCAAGACCGAGGAGACGATCTACGAGCTCTTCCTGTGGGAGCAGGGCGACTTCCGCTTCCTCGAGAACATTCTTCCCGCCAAGCGGTTCCAGCCGCTCAACATCCCGGTCGACCTGCTGATCCTGGAGGGGGTGCGGCGCAAGGACGAGTGGCTGCGCTGTCGCGAGAGCATCCCCGACGCGCGCTGGATCCCCAAGCTGGTGCGGGCGGTTGACGTGCAGGAGCTCGGTTCGACCGAGCTGTCGATCCTGCGCGAGATCAACGGCGTGAACAGCATCGAGGAGATCGCCCTGGCGTGCCGGCTCGCCTACTTCCACGTCCTGTTCTTCGTGTACCAAGGGCTGGCCCACGACCTGTTCGAGCTGATGACCCCGGCCGAGGACGAGATCACCATCCCCGGGTTCTCCGAGGTGTCGTGGCGGACGCTCATCCGGCACGCCGAGCGCGAGGTGGACGCCGGCGAGCTCATGAAGGGCTACCGGCGGCTCACCAAGCTGCGCGAGAGCTACTCCGACCTCCGTGCGGTGTCGGAGCAGGCGGCCCTGCTCGAGCGCAAGATCAGCAAGGAGCTCGAGGACCGCAACCTCCACGACGCAGCGGTCCCGCGGCTCGCGGTCCCGCCCACCCAGCTCACCCACCAGTCGTTCACCCCCCAGGAGGGCTTCCTCCTGTCCAGAATCAATGGCGTCTACACCCTGGGGGAGATCCTCAAGGTCCTGCCCGGCTCGGACCTCGAGAACCGGCTGATGCTCAACGAGCTGATCAACCGCTCGATCGTCAAGCTCAAGGACCAGGGCACCGACACCGACGCCACTCTCGGCCGCACCGGGCTCTGA
- a CDS encoding superoxide dismutase: MTKHQLPPLPYAFDALEPHIDARTMEIHHGKHHAAYVNNLNAALDKHPKLYERAVEDLLRDLPQLPEDIRTAVRNNGGGHANHAFFWPLLSPKGGGAPVGELAAVIGGEFGTVEAFKEKFTTAATTRFGSGWAWLSVDRHGKLVVSSTANQDSPVSDGLKPVLGLDVWEHAYYLKYQNRRPDYIAAFWNVVDWERANANFVAARG; this comes from the coding sequence ATGACCAAGCACCAGCTGCCCCCGCTGCCGTACGCCTTCGACGCCCTGGAGCCGCACATCGACGCCCGCACGATGGAGATCCACCACGGCAAGCACCACGCGGCGTACGTCAACAACCTGAATGCCGCCCTCGACAAGCACCCGAAGCTCTACGAGCGTGCGGTCGAGGACCTGCTGCGCGACCTGCCGCAGCTCCCGGAGGACATCCGCACGGCGGTCCGAAACAACGGCGGCGGGCACGCCAACCACGCCTTCTTCTGGCCGCTGCTCAGCCCCAAGGGGGGTGGCGCCCCGGTGGGGGAGCTCGCCGCGGTGATCGGCGGGGAGTTCGGGACGGTCGAGGCGTTCAAGGAGAAGTTCACGACCGCCGCGACGACCCGCTTCGGCTCGGGCTGGGCGTGGCTGTCCGTCGACCGGCACGGGAAGCTGGTGGTCTCGTCGACCGCGAACCAGGACTCCCCGGTCTCGGATGGCCTCAAGCCGGTGCTCGGACTCGACGTCTGGGAGCACGCCTACTACCTCAAGTACCAGAATCGGAGGCCGGACTACATCGCGGCCTTCTGGAACGTTGTTGACTGGGAGCGCGCGAACGCCAACTTCGTGGCCGCCCGCGGCTGA
- a CDS encoding TerB family tellurite resistance protein, translating into MWRKILAALRAAASPGDAGEASVSPAVQAVADRLEGVDPARARLVAALAMVLARVARADMESSSRELAAIAATLQEYAGLTASQADLVTELVSHRQRLFSVSDAYVATRDFKHLATARELDCILRCMFAVSAADDSIALVEEEEVRQVASELGLTHEQYVAARSAFREQREVLRGLRSRH; encoded by the coding sequence ATGTGGAGGAAGATCCTCGCAGCGCTGCGTGCGGCCGCGTCGCCTGGCGATGCGGGCGAAGCCTCGGTGTCGCCCGCGGTGCAGGCGGTGGCCGACCGCCTCGAGGGAGTGGATCCGGCACGGGCGCGGCTGGTGGCAGCGCTCGCGATGGTCCTGGCGCGGGTGGCGCGCGCCGACATGGAGTCGAGCAGCCGCGAGCTCGCGGCGATCGCCGCGACCCTGCAGGAGTATGCCGGCCTCACTGCCAGCCAGGCCGACCTGGTGACCGAGCTGGTGTCCCACCGACAGCGGCTGTTCTCGGTGAGCGACGCCTACGTCGCGACCCGAGACTTCAAGCACCTCGCCACGGCCCGGGAGCTGGACTGCATCCTGCGCTGCATGTTCGCGGTGAGCGCGGCCGACGACTCGATCGCCCTGGTCGAGGAGGAGGAGGTGCGGCAGGTGGCGAGCGAGCTGGGGCTCACCCATGAGCAGTACGTCGCCGCGCGCAGCGCCTTCCGCGAGCAGCGGGAGGTCCTGCGCGGCCTCCGCTCCCGGCATTGA